A DNA window from Xanthomonas campestris pv. campestris str. ATCC 33913 contains the following coding sequences:
- the rpsO gene encoding 30S ribosomal protein S15: protein MSVDTQKVIEDNKRSAQDTGSPEVQVALLTARIELLTGHFKTHKKDHHSRRGLLQMVNRRRSLLDYLKKKDGERYKSLIEKLGLRR, encoded by the coding sequence ATGTCCGTCGACACCCAGAAAGTTATTGAAGACAACAAGCGCAGCGCCCAGGACACCGGTTCGCCGGAAGTGCAGGTCGCTCTGCTGACCGCGCGCATCGAGCTGCTGACTGGTCACTTCAAGACCCACAAGAAGGATCACCACAGCCGTCGCGGTCTGCTGCAGATGGTCAACCGTCGCCGCAGCCTGCTCGACTACCTGAAGAAGAAGGACGGCGAGCGCTACAAGTCGCTGATCGAGAAGCTCGGCCTGCGCCGCTAA
- the truB gene encoding tRNA pseudouridine(55) synthase TruB, with protein MRPRITFRPLHGILLLDKPAGLSSNNALQAARRLLRAEKGGHTGSLDPLATGLLPLCFGEATKIAGLLLGSAKAYDAEIVLGVTTDTDDADGQPLRERSVPALSEAALQAALAPFIGRIQQQAPIYSALKQGGEPLYAKARRGEVIEAPVREVEVHAITLTSYASPRLRLRVTCGSGTYIRSLARDLGEVLGCGAHIAALRRVWVEPFRTPEMITLEALTALVESGADAAQLLLPVAAGLSDFAQITLDATLAARFRMGQRLRDPAFPEGQVAVFDADGSPAGLGLVDADGRLSPQRLFNGLNAAAAC; from the coding sequence GTGAGACCCCGCATCACCTTCCGTCCGCTGCATGGCATTTTGTTGCTCGACAAGCCGGCCGGACTCAGCTCGAACAATGCACTGCAGGCCGCCCGCCGGCTGCTGCGTGCCGAGAAGGGCGGCCACACCGGCAGCCTGGATCCGCTGGCCACCGGCCTGCTGCCGTTGTGCTTTGGCGAGGCCACCAAGATTGCCGGCCTGTTGCTGGGCTCGGCCAAGGCCTACGACGCCGAGATCGTGCTGGGCGTCACCACCGATACCGACGATGCCGATGGGCAGCCGCTGCGTGAGCGCTCGGTACCTGCGCTCAGCGAGGCTGCATTGCAGGCGGCGCTGGCGCCGTTCATCGGCCGCATCCAGCAGCAGGCGCCGATCTATTCGGCGCTCAAGCAGGGCGGCGAGCCGCTGTACGCCAAGGCGCGCCGTGGCGAGGTCATCGAGGCGCCGGTGCGCGAGGTCGAGGTGCATGCCATCACGTTGACCAGCTATGCGTCGCCGCGGTTGCGGTTGCGCGTGACCTGCGGCTCCGGCACCTATATCCGTAGCCTGGCGCGCGACCTTGGCGAGGTGCTGGGCTGTGGCGCGCACATCGCCGCGCTGCGCCGCGTGTGGGTGGAGCCGTTCCGCACGCCAGAGATGATCACCCTGGAAGCGCTCACCGCGCTGGTCGAATCCGGCGCCGATGCGGCGCAATTGCTGCTGCCAGTGGCCGCCGGGCTGAGCGATTTTGCGCAGATCACGCTCGACGCCACCTTGGCGGCGCGCTTTCGCATGGGGCAGCGGTTGCGCGATCCGGCATTCCCGGAAGGGCAGGTTGCGGTGTTCGATGCGGACGGCAGCCCAGCCGGGCTGGGCCTTGTCGACGCGGACGGACGGCTGTCGCCGCAGCGCCTATTCAACGGTCTGAACGCCGCTGCAGCTTGTTAA
- the nadC gene encoding carboxylating nicotinate-nucleotide diphosphorylase, with translation MTTTAPVAPADALVEADVARALAEDIGSGDVTAALLPDAPDTAYLLCKQDAVIAGRPWFDATHRALDPQVQIAWRIQEGDRVGAGTVLATLHGRSRSLVSAERTSLNFLQTLSATATTTAAYVAAVAGTGARILDTRKTLPGLRAAQKYAVRCGGGDNHRIGLFDTVMLKENHIRAAGSLSAAVHAARVQQPQLPLVVEVETLEQLREALQVGCTRILIDDFDPAMRRAAVQIVAALPPAQRIPLEVSGSVDLAGIRAIAQDGVDCISIGGLTKHVQAVDLSLKLGPAPY, from the coding sequence ATGACCACCACCGCACCTGTCGCGCCAGCCGATGCGCTGGTGGAGGCAGACGTGGCGCGCGCACTGGCCGAAGACATCGGCAGCGGCGATGTCACCGCCGCACTGCTGCCCGACGCGCCGGACACGGCCTATCTACTGTGCAAGCAGGACGCGGTGATCGCCGGGCGGCCGTGGTTCGACGCCACGCACCGCGCGCTGGATCCGCAGGTGCAGATCGCATGGCGTATCCAGGAAGGCGACCGCGTCGGCGCCGGCACCGTGCTGGCCACCCTGCACGGTCGCAGCCGCAGCCTGGTCAGCGCCGAACGCACCTCGCTCAACTTCCTGCAGACACTTTCTGCCACGGCAACCACCACCGCGGCCTACGTCGCAGCGGTGGCCGGCACCGGTGCACGCATCCTGGACACCCGCAAGACCCTGCCCGGCCTGCGCGCCGCACAGAAATACGCGGTGCGCTGCGGCGGCGGCGACAACCACCGCATCGGCCTGTTCGACACCGTGATGCTGAAGGAAAACCACATCCGTGCGGCGGGCTCGCTGAGCGCCGCCGTGCACGCTGCACGCGTGCAGCAACCACAGTTGCCGCTGGTGGTGGAGGTGGAAACGCTGGAGCAGCTGCGCGAGGCGCTGCAGGTGGGGTGCACACGCATCCTCATCGATGATTTCGACCCGGCAATGCGGCGCGCCGCCGTGCAGATCGTGGCCGCGTTGCCGCCAGCGCAACGCATCCCGCTGGAAGTCTCCGGCAGTGTGGATCTGGCCGGCATTCGCGCCATTGCGCAGGACGGCGTGGATTGCATTTCCATCGGCGGCCTGACCAAGCATGTGCAGGCGGTGGATCTGTCGCTCAAGCTGGGGCCGGCGCCTTACTGA
- a CDS encoding DUF2272 domain-containing protein: protein MTAKPWPWICLLLAGWGGTAAAAEVCDIPPRFGTSPAAIAIVRSACNEHRLWQRPFIDSKGKLASLGVTEAESASLADDGMIAWQRVAGYWRDSGTLASMGGSAGASSCAALDGSRYTASDCRAFLVDNPWSAAFISWVMTQAGVSGFRRSARHLDYIRSAYHDGATGPYQFTDPAVEKPAPGDMLCLLRGRDVSLGYAGLRAALGGSAPMPWKSHCDVVVAANVGGDRTLYLIGGNVFNTVMMRKMPLDRAGRVVLPTPQTDASQGQSENEDSLGAARECTPAHEELCDFNRRDWAALLKLRPDAAVTAPPPTEPLPAPTAPPATQPMPPGFPRVVPPRPEGQPASAQPQTE from the coding sequence ATGACTGCAAAACCTTGGCCATGGATCTGCCTGCTGCTGGCAGGCTGGGGCGGCACGGCCGCCGCAGCGGAAGTGTGCGATATCCCACCACGCTTCGGCACCAGCCCGGCCGCCATCGCCATCGTGCGCAGCGCCTGCAACGAGCACCGACTGTGGCAGCGCCCTTTTATCGACAGCAAAGGCAAGCTCGCCAGCCTGGGCGTGACCGAGGCGGAGTCCGCCTCGCTCGCCGACGACGGCATGATTGCCTGGCAACGTGTCGCCGGCTACTGGCGCGATAGCGGCACGCTCGCCTCGATGGGGGGCAGCGCGGGCGCGTCCAGCTGTGCCGCCCTCGACGGCAGCCGCTACACCGCCAGTGATTGCCGCGCATTCCTGGTCGACAACCCTTGGTCGGCCGCCTTCATTTCGTGGGTGATGACGCAAGCCGGCGTCAGTGGCTTCCGCCGCTCCGCGCGTCACCTGGACTACATCCGCAGCGCCTATCACGACGGGGCCACCGGCCCATACCAGTTCACCGACCCGGCCGTGGAAAAACCCGCACCTGGCGACATGCTGTGCCTGTTGCGCGGGCGCGATGTCTCGCTCGGCTATGCCGGCCTGCGGGCCGCACTGGGCGGCAGCGCACCGATGCCATGGAAGTCGCATTGCGACGTGGTGGTGGCGGCCAATGTCGGGGGCGATCGCACGCTCTACCTGATCGGCGGCAACGTCTTCAACACCGTGATGATGCGCAAGATGCCGCTGGATCGCGCCGGCCGCGTGGTACTGCCCACGCCGCAGACCGACGCCAGCCAGGGCCAGAGCGAAAACGAGGACAGCCTGGGCGCGGCGCGCGAGTGCACACCGGCACACGAGGAGTTGTGCGACTTCAACCGCCGCGACTGGGCCGCGCTGTTGAAGCTGCGCCCAGACGCAGCAGTGACCGCACCGCCGCCGACCGAACCATTACCCGCGCCTACCGCGCCACCGGCAACTCAGCCAATGCCGCCAGGCTTCCCGCGCGTGGTGCCGCCGCGCCCGGAAGGCCAGCCTGCTTCTGCACAGCCGCAGACGGAGTGA
- the infB gene encoding translation initiation factor IF-2 — MSQQTTIRKLAELVNTPVDKLLVQLAEAGMKFSGPDQVVTSTEKMKLLGFLRRTHGKADTPAEAASEAAKKITLNRRKLQEVTVNAGRTKTTVNVEVRQKRTYVKSENEGSGRAAPMTPDEERADILAKLAASRQRNLDEQQRLAESDRARDEAIQRKRDEEQAAKDRVEAERKAAEEAAAAASAPAPVAAAPAPSSAPAARAPSSPSSAPRPARPAGASPASRPATPARPDDRNNAAKHKTRGSHVMVAGVEDDDATKRFAGQLHLSAADRARRSNVRGKPTGRPGSSSSRRNDGGRGSNQSNSGPHGFERPTAPVVREVAIGETITVADLAQKLALKGGDVVKALFKMGVMATITQSIDHDTAALVTEELGHKAVRADNADFEDALLAHAEDAQGETTSRPPVVTIMGHVDHGKTSLLDYIRRTKIASGEAGGITQHIGAYHVETGRGVISFLDTPGHAAFTSMRARGAKITDIVVLVVAADDGVMPQTKEAVAHAKAAGVPLIVAVNKIDKAGADPLRVKNELLAENVVAEDFGGDTQFIEVSAKVGTGVDTLLDAISLQAEVLELKAVADGRASGTVIESSLDKGRGPVATVLVQQGALKRGDYLVCGIQYGRVRALFDETGHQPASAGPSIPVQVLGLSGVPEAGDDFVVVDDERLAKDVAQQRETKRRESRLVASATNRMEDILAQMGKGEGQQVLNLVIKADVQGSVEALKQSLVALSNDDIRINVIHSGVGGITESDANSAAASKATIIGFNVRADASARKIVESNGIDLRYFSIIYDVIDQVKQVASGLLGVEIREEIIGIAQVRDVFRSSKFGAVAGCMIIEGVVKRSKPIRVLRDSVVVFEGELESLRRFKENVDEVRNGTECGIGVKAYNDVKAGDQIECFERIEVARTL, encoded by the coding sequence ATGTCGCAGCAAACCACCATCCGCAAGCTTGCCGAACTGGTCAATACGCCGGTCGATAAACTGCTGGTTCAACTGGCCGAGGCCGGAATGAAGTTCAGCGGTCCCGACCAGGTCGTGACCAGCACCGAGAAGATGAAACTGCTTGGCTTCCTGCGTCGCACGCATGGCAAGGCCGACACGCCCGCCGAAGCGGCGAGCGAAGCAGCCAAGAAGATCACGCTCAATCGGCGCAAGCTGCAGGAAGTCACGGTCAACGCCGGCCGCACCAAGACCACGGTCAACGTGGAAGTGCGGCAGAAGCGTACGTACGTGAAGTCCGAGAACGAAGGCAGCGGCCGCGCCGCGCCGATGACGCCGGACGAAGAGCGCGCCGACATCCTGGCCAAGCTCGCCGCCTCGCGTCAGCGCAACCTGGACGAGCAGCAGCGTCTGGCCGAGAGCGATCGTGCCCGCGATGAAGCCATTCAGCGCAAGCGCGACGAAGAGCAGGCAGCAAAAGACCGTGTAGAAGCCGAGCGCAAGGCTGCCGAGGAAGCCGCTGCGGCTGCCAGTGCGCCGGCCCCGGTTGCAGCTGCACCTGCGCCGTCGTCGGCGCCTGCCGCGCGTGCACCGTCTTCGCCGTCGTCGGCACCGCGTCCGGCCCGTCCGGCTGGCGCCTCGCCCGCCTCGCGTCCGGCGACGCCGGCACGTCCGGACGATCGCAACAATGCCGCCAAGCACAAGACGCGCGGTTCGCACGTCATGGTCGCTGGCGTCGAAGACGACGATGCGACCAAGCGCTTTGCCGGTCAGCTGCATCTGTCTGCGGCCGATCGTGCGCGCCGTTCCAACGTGCGTGGCAAGCCGACCGGCCGTCCGGGTTCGTCCTCGTCGCGTCGCAACGATGGTGGTCGCGGTAGCAATCAGAGCAACAGTGGCCCGCACGGGTTCGAGCGTCCCACCGCACCGGTGGTACGTGAAGTGGCGATCGGCGAGACCATCACCGTGGCCGATCTGGCGCAGAAGCTCGCGCTCAAGGGCGGCGACGTGGTCAAGGCGCTGTTCAAGATGGGCGTCATGGCGACCATCACCCAGAGCATCGATCACGACACCGCGGCGCTGGTGACCGAAGAACTCGGCCACAAGGCGGTGCGTGCGGACAATGCCGACTTCGAAGATGCGCTGCTGGCGCATGCCGAAGACGCCCAGGGCGAGACCACCTCGCGTCCGCCGGTGGTCACCATCATGGGTCACGTCGATCACGGCAAGACCTCGCTGCTGGATTACATCCGTCGGACCAAGATCGCCTCTGGCGAAGCCGGCGGCATCACCCAGCACATCGGTGCGTACCACGTCGAAACCGGCCGTGGCGTCATCAGCTTCCTGGATACGCCCGGCCATGCCGCGTTTACCTCGATGCGTGCGCGCGGCGCCAAGATCACCGACATCGTGGTGCTGGTCGTTGCAGCCGATGACGGCGTGATGCCGCAGACCAAGGAAGCGGTGGCGCATGCCAAGGCGGCAGGCGTTCCATTGATCGTGGCAGTCAACAAGATCGACAAGGCCGGCGCGGATCCGCTGCGGGTCAAGAACGAGTTGCTGGCTGAAAACGTGGTGGCCGAAGACTTCGGTGGCGATACTCAGTTCATCGAAGTGTCGGCCAAGGTCGGTACCGGTGTGGACACGCTGCTGGATGCAATTTCGCTGCAGGCAGAAGTGCTGGAACTCAAGGCAGTGGCCGATGGCCGCGCCAGCGGTACCGTGATCGAATCGTCGCTGGACAAGGGCCGCGGCCCGGTCGCGACGGTGCTGGTGCAGCAGGGTGCGCTGAAGCGTGGCGACTACCTGGTGTGCGGTATTCAATACGGCCGCGTGCGTGCGTTGTTCGACGAAACCGGCCACCAGCCGGCCTCTGCGGGCCCGTCGATTCCGGTGCAGGTGCTCGGCTTGTCCGGCGTGCCGGAAGCCGGCGACGACTTCGTGGTCGTCGACGACGAGCGTCTGGCCAAGGACGTGGCGCAGCAGCGCGAAACCAAGCGCCGCGAATCGCGTCTGGTCGCCTCGGCCACCAACCGCATGGAAGACATCCTGGCCCAGATGGGCAAGGGCGAAGGCCAGCAGGTGTTGAACCTGGTGATCAAGGCCGACGTACAGGGTTCTGTGGAAGCGCTCAAGCAGTCGCTGGTGGCGTTGTCCAATGACGACATCCGCATCAACGTGATCCACTCCGGCGTGGGCGGCATCACCGAGTCGGATGCGAATTCGGCAGCGGCCTCCAAGGCCACGATCATCGGCTTCAACGTGCGTGCGGATGCATCGGCACGCAAGATCGTCGAGTCCAACGGTATCGATCTGCGGTACTTCTCGATCATCTATGACGTGATCGACCAGGTGAAGCAGGTGGCGTCCGGTCTGCTCGGCGTGGAAATCCGCGAAGAGATCATCGGTATCGCGCAGGTCCGCGATGTGTTCCGCAGCTCGAAGTTCGGCGCGGTTGCAGGCTGCATGATCATCGAAGGTGTGGTGAAGCGCAGCAAGCCGATCCGCGTGCTCCGCGACAGCGTCGTGGTGTTCGAGGGCGAGCTGGAATCGCTGCGTCGCTTCAAGGAAAACGTCGACGAAGTGCGCAACGGCACCGAGTGCGGTATTGGCGTGAAGGCCTACAACGACGTCAAGGCGGGCGACCAGATCGAGTGCTTCGAGCGCATCGAAGTGGCGCGTACGCTGTAA
- a CDS encoding Trm112 family protein — MDRKLLDLLCSPDTRQPLSLLDGKGLEALNRAIAAGTLQRVDGAVQDQPLREALITRDRKQIFRVDDGIPVLLAEEAINPSQIADFPEK, encoded by the coding sequence ATGGATCGCAAACTGCTCGACCTGCTGTGCTCCCCCGACACCCGCCAGCCGCTCTCGCTGCTCGATGGCAAGGGCCTGGAAGCACTCAACCGCGCCATCGCCGCCGGCACCTTGCAACGCGTCGACGGCGCCGTGCAGGACCAACCGCTGCGCGAGGCCCTGATCACCCGCGACCGCAAACAGATCTTCCGCGTCGACGATGGCATCCCGGTGCTGCTGGCCGAAGAAGCCATCAACCCCAGCCAGATCGCCGACTTCCCCGAGAAGTGA
- the pnp gene encoding polyribonucleotide nucleotidyltransferase: MAKITKTFQYGKHTVTLETGEVARQASGAVIVKMDDTVLLVTAVAAKTAREGQDFFPLTVDYQEKFYAGGRIPGGFFKREGRATEKETLISRLIDRPIRPLFPEDYKNEVQIIATVMSMNPDIDGDIAALIGASAALSLAGTPFNGPIGAAKVGYKNGEYILNPTITELKDSQLELVVAGTANAVLMVESEAALLSEEVMLGAVTFGHREMQKVINIINELTVEAGTKPSTWVAPAKNTALISALKEAVGTQLAGAFQVRDKLQRRDAISAIKKDVLESLAGRVASEGWSSAELSKEFGELEYHTMRDSVLETKVRIDGRALDTVRPISVQAGVLPRTHGSALFTRGETQAIVVTTLGTARDGQVIDAVAGEYKENFLFHYNFPPYSVGECGRFGAPKRREIGHGRLAKRGVLAVMPSLEEFPYTIRVVSEITESNGSSSMASVCGSSLALMDAGVPVKAPVAGIAMGLVKEDDRFVVLSDILGDEDHLGDMDFKVAGTAEGVSALQMDIKIEGITEEIMKQALQQAKAGRLHILGEMSKALTTPRQELSDYAPRLLTIKIHPDKIREVIGKGGSTIQAITKETGTQIDIQDDGTIIIASVNAIAAQAAKSRIEQITSDVEPGRIYEGKVAKIMDFGAFVTILPGKDGLVHVSQISSERVEKVGDKLKEGDLVRVKVLEVDKQGRIRLSIKAVEEGEGVPASAE; this comes from the coding sequence GTGGCAAAAATCACCAAAACCTTCCAGTACGGCAAGCACACCGTCACCCTGGAGACGGGCGAAGTCGCTCGCCAGGCGAGCGGTGCCGTCATCGTCAAGATGGACGACACCGTACTGCTGGTCACCGCCGTCGCCGCCAAGACCGCGCGCGAAGGGCAGGACTTCTTCCCCCTGACGGTTGACTATCAGGAGAAGTTCTATGCCGGCGGCCGCATCCCGGGCGGCTTCTTCAAGCGCGAAGGACGTGCGACCGAGAAGGAAACGTTGATCTCGCGCCTGATCGATCGTCCGATCCGTCCGCTGTTCCCGGAGGACTACAAGAACGAAGTGCAGATCATCGCCACGGTGATGTCGATGAACCCGGACATCGACGGCGATATCGCCGCGCTGATCGGTGCGTCGGCTGCGCTGTCGTTGGCCGGTACCCCCTTCAACGGCCCGATCGGCGCCGCCAAGGTGGGCTACAAGAACGGCGAATACATTCTCAACCCGACCATCACCGAGCTGAAGGATTCGCAGCTTGAGCTGGTTGTGGCCGGTACGGCGAACGCCGTGCTGATGGTGGAGTCGGAAGCGGCGCTGCTGTCGGAAGAAGTGATGCTGGGCGCGGTCACCTTTGGTCATCGCGAGATGCAGAAGGTCATCAACATCATCAACGAACTGACCGTCGAAGCCGGCACCAAGCCCAGCACCTGGGTGGCCCCGGCCAAGAACACCGCGCTGATCAGCGCGTTGAAGGAAGCGGTTGGCACCCAGCTGGCGGGTGCCTTCCAGGTGCGCGACAAGCTGCAGCGTCGCGACGCCATTTCGGCGATCAAGAAGGACGTGCTCGAGTCGCTGGCAGGCCGCGTGGCTTCCGAAGGCTGGAGCTCGGCCGAGCTGTCGAAGGAATTCGGCGAGCTGGAATACCACACCATGCGTGACTCGGTGCTGGAGACCAAGGTGCGTATCGACGGCCGTGCACTGGACACCGTGCGCCCGATCTCGGTACAGGCCGGCGTGCTGCCGCGGACCCATGGCTCGGCGCTGTTCACCCGCGGCGAGACGCAGGCGATCGTGGTCACCACGCTGGGCACCGCCCGCGACGGCCAGGTGATCGACGCGGTCGCTGGCGAGTACAAGGAAAACTTCCTGTTCCATTACAACTTCCCTCCGTATTCGGTGGGCGAGTGCGGCCGCTTTGGCGCGCCGAAGCGTCGCGAGATCGGCCACGGCCGTCTGGCCAAGCGCGGCGTGTTGGCCGTGATGCCGAGCCTGGAAGAATTCCCGTACACCATCCGCGTTGTCTCGGAAATCACCGAGTCCAACGGTTCCTCGTCGATGGCTTCGGTGTGCGGCTCCTCGCTCGCACTGATGGACGCCGGCGTGCCGGTCAAGGCACCGGTGGCGGGTATCGCCATGGGCCTGGTGAAGGAAGACGACCGCTTCGTGGTGCTGTCCGACATCCTGGGGGACGAAGATCACCTGGGCGACATGGACTTCAAGGTGGCCGGTACTGCTGAAGGCGTGTCCGCGCTGCAGATGGACATCAAGATCGAAGGCATTACCGAAGAGATCATGAAGCAGGCACTGCAGCAGGCCAAGGCTGGCCGTCTGCACATCCTGGGCGAGATGTCCAAGGCGCTGACCACCCCGCGTCAGGAGCTGAGCGACTACGCGCCGCGCCTGCTGACCATCAAGATCCACCCGGACAAGATCCGCGAAGTGATCGGCAAGGGTGGCTCGACCATCCAGGCGATCACCAAGGAAACCGGGACGCAGATCGATATCCAGGACGACGGCACGATCATCATTGCTTCGGTCAACGCGATTGCCGCGCAAGCTGCGAAGTCGCGCATCGAGCAGATCACCTCGGACGTGGAGCCGGGCCGCATCTACGAAGGCAAGGTCGCCAAGATCATGGACTTCGGTGCGTTCGTGACCATCCTGCCGGGCAAGGATGGCCTGGTACACGTGTCGCAGATTTCCAGCGAGCGCGTGGAGAAGGTCGGCGACAAGTTGAAGGAAGGCGATCTGGTCCGCGTCAAGGTGCTGGAAGTGGACAAGCAGGGCCGCATCCGTCTGTCGATCAAGGCAGTGGAAGAAGGCGAAGGCGTGCCTGCATCGGCTGAGTAA
- the rbfA gene encoding 30S ribosome-binding factor RbfA — protein sequence MPTKSFHRTDRVSAQVRRDLGTIVHAAVRDHGLPSVSVSDVEISRDLAHAKVFVTALQQERSAEAVKGLKEIAGQLRTQLARAMKLRHVPELHFHYDDSVDRGERIDNLLRDLDDIGPEAAPDAQDAEPR from the coding sequence ATGCCAACCAAATCATTCCACCGTACCGACCGCGTTTCGGCGCAGGTACGCCGCGACCTCGGCACCATCGTGCACGCCGCGGTGCGCGATCACGGCCTGCCGTCGGTCAGCGTGTCCGATGTCGAAATCAGCCGCGATCTGGCGCACGCCAAGGTGTTCGTCACCGCGCTGCAGCAGGAGCGTTCCGCCGAGGCGGTGAAGGGGCTCAAGGAAATCGCCGGGCAGTTGCGCACGCAGCTGGCACGCGCGATGAAGTTGCGCCACGTGCCCGAGTTGCACTTCCACTATGACGATTCGGTGGACCGCGGCGAGCGCATCGATAACCTGTTGCGCGATCTGGACGATATCGGCCCCGAGGCCGCGCCCGATGCGCAGGATGCCGAGCCGCGCTGA